A single Chiloscyllium punctatum isolate Juve2018m chromosome 14, sChiPun1.3, whole genome shotgun sequence DNA region contains:
- the LOC140485777 gene encoding uncharacterized protein: protein MSVIKYWVQNIRENFRSYFGTIPHIFLHYIGECIGVISCSHEEIEQLITFTNIFYPTSISPGPFWAPNPFRDVVISISGDQLTKDISYNRSDLRRYCTYFYPASCTNVIPYSQLLYLRPTCSSEDQLHHRQNPVSLLLHRLQVTPHMFDNAVQHISSTSCTSDIQPQCSQRNKDRTLHLPPHQLLHTSNHTLPFMPPTNGPHNLEYSSLPTLIRGHSLRNFLVRLTPSTSPHPTPDTFLGHRKTCKICTYTSYPISIHSHKGSLRIRQKFICTSANVTYSILYNQFGLLYIGDTGRQLAYHFRLHLWDTRSIRHHRPMLSTSSPPPTPSTTCRTWPLHPQTRTSRNLEEDASYSAVGHCN, encoded by the coding sequence ATGTCCGTTATAAAATATTGGGTACAGAATATTCGGGAAAACTTCCGCAGCTACTTTGGCACCATTCCCCatattttcctccactacattggtgAATGTATTGGAGTTATCTCGTGCtcacacgaggagattgaacagctcATCACCTTCACAAATATATTCTACCCAACCTCAATTTCACCTGGACCATTTTGGGCACCTAATCCCTTCCGAGACGTCGTCATCTCCATTTCTGGCGACCAATTAACAAAGGACATTTCCTACAATCGCAGTGACCTACGTAGATACTGCACCTACTTCTACCCTGCCTCTTGTACAAACGTGATTCCTTATTCACAATTGCTCTATCTCCGTCCCACCTGCTCCTCGGAGGACCAATTGCACCACAGACAAAACCCAGTTAGCCTCCTTCTTCACAGATTACAAGTTACCCCACACATGTTTGATAATGCCGTCCAGCACAtatcatccacttcctgcaccagtGACATCCAACCCCAGtgctcccaacgcaacaaggacagaacccttcaccttccaccccaccaacttctgcATACATCGAATCATACTTTGCCATTtatgccacctacaaacggaccccacaacTTGGAATATAGTTCCCTCCCTACCCTGATCAGAGGCCATTCCCTTCGCAACTTCCTCGTCAGATTGACGCCCTCCACCAGCCCTCATCCCACTCCCGACACTTTCCTCGGCCATCGCAAGACCTGCAAAATATGCACCTATACCTCCTACCCCATATCCATCCACAGTCACAAAGGATCCTTGcgcatccgacagaaatttatctGTACCTCCGCCAATGTCACCTACAGTATCCTTTACAACCaatttggtctcctctacattggggatactGGACGCCAACTTGCATATCATTTCAGActgcatctctgggacacccgcagcaTTCGCCACCATCGCCCCATGTTGAGCACTTCATCTCCGCCTCCCACTCCGTCAACGACATGCAGGACCTGGCCTCTTCA